From Micromonospora echinospora:
AGGCCCTGCTCTCGGCGGTGCCGATCCCCGACCCCCTGGTCGAGACCGAGCGCCGGCGGGTGATCCTCAGCGGTGACGTGCCGAGCCCGCTGAACCCGCCGTCCGGCTGCCGCTTCCGGACCCGCTGCTGGAAGGCGCAGGACATCTGCGCGACCGAGACGCCGAAGCTCACCGGGGCCGGCCACCAGGTCGCCTGCCACTTCCCGGAGAACACCGACCCGCGGGGCGAGCCGGTCGCCGCGGCCGGCGCGGGGCGGTAGACGTGTCGGTTCCGTACCACCGCAACCTGGTCGACGGCGAGTGGGTCGACGGCGAACGCCGGCCGAACCTGAACCCGGCCCGCCCCGGCGAGGTCGTCAGCGAGTACGCGGTGGCCGACCGGGACACCGCCCGCGCGGCGGTCGAGGCGGCCCGCCGGGCCGGTCCCGGATGGGCGAAGCTGCCCGTCGGCGACCGGATGCGGATGCTGGACCGGATCGGCGGCACCATCCTGGACCGCGCCGACGAACTCGCCACGCTGCTCGCCCGCGAGGAGGGCAAGCTGCTCGCCGAGGCCCGCGGCGAGGTCGTCCGCGCCGGCCAGACGTTCCGCTACTACGCCCACCAGCTGCTGCAGCCCACCGGTGAGGTCTACGCCTCCACCCGGCCGAACGTGCACGCCGAGGTCCGCCGCCGTCCACTGGGGGCGGTCGGGATCATCACGCCGTGGAACTATCCGCTGGCGATCCCGGCGTGGAAGGTCGCGCCGGCGCTCGCGTACGGCAACACCGTCGTGCTCAAACCCGCCGAGATGGTTCCCGCCAGCGCCGGGGAACTCGCCCGGATCATCGCCGGCGCCGGTGTCCCGCCCGGCGTGTTCAACCTGGTCGTCGGCGCCGGCTCGGTGGTCGGGGAGGAGCTGCTCACCAGCGACGGACTAAACGGCATCTCGTTCACCGGCGGCACCCGCACCGGCGCGCACGTCGCCCAGCGCTGCATCGCGCACGGCAACAAGCGGTTCCAGCTGGAGATGGGCGGCAAGAACCCGCTCGTGGTCTGCGACGACGCCGACCTGGATGTGGCGGTGCGCTGCGCCTTGGACGGCAGCTTCTTCAGCACCGGCCAGCGCTGCACCGCCTCCAGCCGGCTGATCGTGACGGCGGGCATCCACGACCGGTTCGTCGCGGCGCTGGCCGAGGCGACGCGGGCGCTGCGCGTCGGCGACCCGCTCGACCCGGACAGCCAGCTCGGCCCGGTGGTCAGCGCCGGCCAGCTCGACCAGAACCTCGACTACGTCCGGATCGGACGCGACGAGGGGACGACAGTGGCGGCCGGCGGGACGCACGACGGGCAGTTCATGCGGCCCACCCTGCTCGTCGGCGCGCACAACGGCATGCGGGTGGCCCGGGAGGAGATCTTCGGCCCGGTGTCCTGCGTGATCCGCGCCGCCGACCTCGACGAGGCGATCGAGCTGGCGAACGACACCGACTACGGGTTGTCCGCCGGGATCGTCACCACCTCCCTGTCCGCGGCCGAGCGGTTCAAGCGCGACGCCCGCGCCGGCATCGTCACCGTCAACCTGCCCACCGCCGGCACCGAGCTGCACCTGCCGTTCGGCGGCACCGGGGCCTCCAACCACGGCCCCCGAGAGCAGGGCGGCTACGCCCGCGACTTCTACAGCGTGCCGGTGACCTGCTACACCGGCTGGTAAGGACGGCAATGTCCCCTCAGATCCTGCTCACCGAGCCCATCGCCGAGGCCGGGATGCGGCTGCTGCACGCCGCCGGTGAGGTACGCGTCGCCCACCTCACCGACCCCGCCGCGCTCGCCGCCGGCCCGCTGACCACCGCCGACGCGCTCGTGGTGCGCTCCTCACCGGTGACCGCCGCGATGCTGGAGGCCGCACCCCGGCTCAAGGTCGTCGGCCGGCACGGCGCCGGGCTCGACGGCATCGACCTGGCCGCCGCGCAACGGCTCGGCGTCCCGGTGGTCGGCACGCCCGGCGCCAACGCCGAGTCGGTGGCCGAGTTCGTCGTGCTGGCCGCGCTCGCGCTCGCCCGTCAGCTCACGCCCGCCGTGGCGACGCTGGCCTCCGGCGGCTTCCCGCCCGGCCGGTCACTGCCCGGCTCGGTCGTCGCCGCCGGACTGACCGGCACCATGCTCGCCGGCCGCACGCTGGGACTCGTCGGCCTCGGCGCGATCGGCCGGGGCGTCGCCGCCCGCGCCCGCGGGATGGGCATGACGGTTCTCGGGTACGACGTGGCGGTCACCGAGCCGCCGGACGGCGTACACCTGGTGGGCCTGGACCGGCTGCTCGCCGAATCCGACGTGGTCAGCCTGCACGTGCCCCAGACGCCGTCGACCACCGGCCTGATCGGCGCCGCCGCGCTGGCCCGGATGCGGCCGCACGCGCTGCTCGTCAACACGGCGCGGGCCGGGGTGGTGGACGGCGCGGCGGTGCTCGCCGCGCTCGCCGCCGGCCGGCTGCGCGGCTACGCGGTCGACGTGTTCGCGCCCGAACCGCCCGCCGCCGACGACCCGATGCTGCGCCACCCCCGCGTCCTCGCCACCCCGCACATGGCGGCGATGACCACCGACGCGCTCGACGCGATGGCCGTCGCCGTGGCCCGCGGCGTCCTCGCCCACCTGGAAGGAATCCGTACGTGACACTGACCGTCCCCGCGTCCGCCCTCGACTACTTCGGTGTGGACACGCTCGTCGACGACGACACCCGGGAACTCCAGGCCGCCGTGCGCGGCTTCGTGGACCGGCGGATCCGGCCGGAGGTCGCCGGCTGGTACGAGGCGGGCCGGCTGCCGGTGCGGGAACTGGCCCGGGAACTCGGTGAACTCGGCGTGCTCGGGATGCACCTGGAGGGCTACGGCTGCGCCGGCACCTCGGCCGTCGCGTACGGCCTTGCCTGTTTCGAGTTGGAGGCGGGCGACTCGGGCCTGCGGTCCCTGGTCTCGGTGCAGGGCTCGCTGGCCATGTACGCCATCTGGCGGTTCGGCTCCGAGGAGCAGAAGCGCGAATGGCTGCCCCGGATGGCCGCCGGCGAGGCGATCGGCTGCTTCGGGCTGACCGAACCGGACTTCGGCTCGGACCCGGCCGGCATGCTCACCCGGGCCCGCCGCGACGGCGGCGACTGGGTGCTCAACGGCACCAAGATGTGGATCACCAACGGCTCGGTCGCCGACGTCGCAGTGGTCTGGGCCCGCACCGACGAGGGCGTCCGGGGCTTCGTCGTACCGGCCGGCACGCCCGGGTTCACCGCGCCGGAGATCACCCGCAAGCTCTCCCTGCGCGCCTCGGTGACCTCCGAGCTGGTCCTCGACGACGTGCGGCTGCCCGCCGACGCGATGCTGCCCGGCGCGGCCGGCCTGTCCGGGCCGTTGACCTGCCTCAACGAGGCCCGCTTCGGGATCGTCTTCGGCGCGCTCGGCGCCGCGCACGACTGCCTGCGGACCACCGTCGCGTACGCCCGCAGCCGGCAGATCTTCGACAAGCCGCTCGCCGCGTACCAGGCCACCCAGCTCAAGCTCGCCGACATGGCGCTGGAGCTGGGCAAGGGGATGCTGCTGGCGATGCAGATCGGCGCCCTGAAGGACGCCGGCACGCTGGACCACCGGCAGATCAGCCTGGGCAAGCTCAACAGCGTGCGGGAGGCCATCGCCATCGCCCGCGAGTGCCGGACGATCCTCGGCGCGGCCGGCATCACGCTCGACTACCCGGTGCTGCGGCACGCGAACAACCTGGAGTCGGTGCTCACCTACGAGGGCACCTCCGAGGTGCACCAGCTGATCATCGGGCAGACGCTCACCGGTCACGCGGCCTTCCGCTGACCGGCCGCGCCCCGGTGACCGCGGGCCCGGCCCGTGATCGGGCCGGGCCCGCGGCCTACCGCTTGACCAGGTTGCGCAGCGACCCGAGCACTGCTTGGGGCCTGAACCGCAGGCTGCCTTTGCCGTGGGCCAGGAGCTGTGCACTTTGGCAAGTACAAGCGGGTATGGCGTGAACGCAGGTCGCGCGCGCTACCGGATGACTCGTTTGCGCCTCACCGAGACGGAGACCGTGGATACCGAGAACTCCGATCAAAAATGATTCCCCTTGCCCGTCCCGCTGCAGGCTGTACACCGCACGAACCACTTGCCCGGGCCCTGCACCTGGCCACTGCCGTTGCACCTCGGGCAGGATCGGCGACGGTCGCGTCTCCTCTTCTTCCTTTCCTCCTCCTTCGCCCGGTCGGCGGCCGCCCAGTTGTTGACCCACCGATTGATACGCCACCAGAGTGACGGGTTCTCCAACTGCCCGAGCGACTTGATTAAGCTGCGCCGAGTGATGTCAAGCCCGCGAAGGGTCTCCCAGTTCTGCTGCGTCGGCGGCAGGCGGCGAATTCTCCCCTCAAGCTCGTTGATTTGAGCGATTTTCATCCGACAGAGTTGGGCCCATTCCGCCGGGGAAAGTTCTTCAGGTGACATGAGCGCCTACTTCCAGACTCATCTTTGTGTGACGTGCCGACTTCTTTCACTTGGCGATCCGCCGATCAAAAGCCGGACGACCCGTCGCGCCGACTCGCCCGCCGGCAGTTACTTGACGTATGCAGTAGCCATGCAGATCGTCAGCATCGTCGCCGCAGAAGAGGCGACCGCGAGGATGGCCAACCATCTGCCACGCTCCCCGGTTCTAGCGATCTGCCGCAAGGCCCAGATGCCGAGCACAAGGCTGGCTGGCCAACAAATAATCACGCCGGCCGCCCCAAAGATCGCTAGCTTGTTCATCGGCGCGTCCGGCCCGACATGCACTGGAGGCGAATGGCGGTGTCTGTGTGTGGGGCGTTCCGGAGGGTGCGGGAGCCCGTAACCCAGGTGTGTGGGTCTTCTTGGCGTATGTACGCTGAGTGGATCCCGCAGCGGCAAACTGGATGGCTCCTTGCCCAGCTTGTAGCTGATGTAGAAGAACTCAATGGCGGCAAGGAGGCAGACCGACGCGAGTGCGCCCATATCAATCAGTGTCTGCAAATTCGCAGGTCGCTTGTCACCGCCGGTGTCGAGGATCTGATCGATGGCGAGGGCAGTAAGCGCGGTCATCGTCGTTACGATCGGCCCCAAAAGGGGATGTGCGTCGCTTGCGCCGAAAACCCAACGTAGGCAGTGCCACATCATCGACAGCGCAAAAATGACCGACCAGATGGCAAGTAACCAACCGATTCCGGGGACCGTGAACACTTCAGTCCTCACGGCGAGGCCCAGAGCAATGGTGACGACGAATGATAGCCCCGCCCGCTGGAGCGAGCTTCGCACTTGATACGCCTTGTCTTGGGGCAGTGGTTGTGCGACGACCCAGTACGCGCTCACTACCGCTATCGTATAGAAGGCTCCTGCGGCGAGGTTGTAGGACGAGTTGCTGAGCAAGTCGTCAACGACGCCACTCACACCTAGGTATGGCACGCTCAGCCACATGACCACGAAAGCGCCGGAGCGTGCTCGCCAATCGGACAAGCGCTGGAAGGGCTTGGCAGGATCGGCCACTGCAGGCCGGAAAGCGATGCGGCCGCAAACCCATGGGTTAACGTACTCGGAAAGCAGGTAGCGCATAGGCGCTCCGATCTTGGCAGGACTGACGGCAGGCTCTATGTGGGGTGCGTGCCGGTTCTCGGACCGCCGCCAGGGCCCGTACTGTGGACCACGCACGGGTAAGCCACACACGCAACTCGGACGTCCGCACGCCTTGCTGTCGATACAGGAGGGCCGACATGCCGGCACTTGTGGCCAGAGGCAGGGCGGACTCGTCTTCTCGGCCTCCTTGCCTCAGGCGCACTTGGACCGATC
This genomic window contains:
- a CDS encoding DUF4190 domain-containing protein, with protein sequence MRYLLSEYVNPWVCGRIAFRPAVADPAKPFQRLSDWRARSGAFVVMWLSVPYLGVSGVVDDLLSNSSYNLAAGAFYTIAVVSAYWVVAQPLPQDKAYQVRSSLQRAGLSFVVTIALGLAVRTEVFTVPGIGWLLAIWSVIFALSMMWHCLRWVFGASDAHPLLGPIVTTMTALTALAIDQILDTGGDKRPANLQTLIDMGALASVCLLAAIEFFYISYKLGKEPSSLPLRDPLSVHTPRRPTHLGYGLPHPPERPTHRHRHSPPVHVGPDAPMNKLAIFGAAGVIICWPASLVLGIWALRQIARTGERGRWLAILAVASSAATMLTICMATAYVK
- a CDS encoding acyl-CoA dehydrogenase family protein; translation: MDTLVDDDTRELQAAVRGFVDRRIRPEVAGWYEAGRLPVRELARELGELGVLGMHLEGYGCAGTSAVAYGLACFELEAGDSGLRSLVSVQGSLAMYAIWRFGSEEQKREWLPRMAAGEAIGCFGLTEPDFGSDPAGMLTRARRDGGDWVLNGTKMWITNGSVADVAVVWARTDEGVRGFVVPAGTPGFTAPEITRKLSLRASVTSELVLDDVRLPADAMLPGAAGLSGPLTCLNEARFGIVFGALGAAHDCLRTTVAYARSRQIFDKPLAAYQATQLKLADMALELGKGMLLAMQIGALKDAGTLDHRQISLGKLNSVREAIAIARECRTILGAAGITLDYPVLRHANNLESVLTYEGTSEVHQLIIGQTLTGHAAFR
- a CDS encoding aldehyde dehydrogenase family protein — encoded protein: MSVPYHRNLVDGEWVDGERRPNLNPARPGEVVSEYAVADRDTARAAVEAARRAGPGWAKLPVGDRMRMLDRIGGTILDRADELATLLAREEGKLLAEARGEVVRAGQTFRYYAHQLLQPTGEVYASTRPNVHAEVRRRPLGAVGIITPWNYPLAIPAWKVAPALAYGNTVVLKPAEMVPASAGELARIIAGAGVPPGVFNLVVGAGSVVGEELLTSDGLNGISFTGGTRTGAHVAQRCIAHGNKRFQLEMGGKNPLVVCDDADLDVAVRCALDGSFFSTGQRCTASSRLIVTAGIHDRFVAALAEATRALRVGDPLDPDSQLGPVVSAGQLDQNLDYVRIGRDEGTTVAAGGTHDGQFMRPTLLVGAHNGMRVAREEIFGPVSCVIRAADLDEAIELANDTDYGLSAGIVTTSLSAAERFKRDARAGIVTVNLPTAGTELHLPFGGTGASNHGPREQGGYARDFYSVPVTCYTGW
- a CDS encoding NAD(P)-dependent oxidoreductase → MSPQILLTEPIAEAGMRLLHAAGEVRVAHLTDPAALAAGPLTTADALVVRSSPVTAAMLEAAPRLKVVGRHGAGLDGIDLAAAQRLGVPVVGTPGANAESVAEFVVLAALALARQLTPAVATLASGGFPPGRSLPGSVVAAGLTGTMLAGRTLGLVGLGAIGRGVAARARGMGMTVLGYDVAVTEPPDGVHLVGLDRLLAESDVVSLHVPQTPSTTGLIGAAALARMRPHALLVNTARAGVVDGAAVLAALAAGRLRGYAVDVFAPEPPAADDPMLRHPRVLATPHMAAMTTDALDAMAVAVARGVLAHLEGIRT